In Synechococcales cyanobacterium T60_A2020_003, one genomic interval encodes:
- the lepB gene encoding signal peptidase I, whose translation MKQSESDHPKAESTNELLEWFKTLGIALVAAIGIRTFIAQAFHIPSESMVPTLEVGDRLIVFKPSYLFSEPSTGDIIVFEAPPSAVKACNLPNGQTSDFIKRVIGTPGEQVAVSGGQTFINGAVDAEPYLAEAPNYQLPTVTVPPNSLLVLGDNRNNSCDGHVWGFLPEDRIVGRAVFRYWPPNRIGPL comes from the coding sequence ATGAAACAATCCGAATCCGATCACCCGAAGGCAGAATCCACCAATGAGCTGCTGGAGTGGTTTAAAACCTTGGGTATAGCGCTAGTTGCTGCTATTGGAATTCGCACCTTTATCGCCCAAGCCTTCCATATTCCCTCCGAATCGATGGTTCCCACCCTCGAAGTGGGCGATCGCCTGATTGTGTTTAAGCCAAGCTACCTGTTTAGCGAACCCAGTACAGGCGACATCATCGTTTTTGAAGCTCCTCCCAGTGCGGTCAAAGCGTGTAATTTACCTAACGGTCAAACCAGCGATTTTATTAAACGTGTCATTGGTACACCGGGTGAGCAGGTTGCGGTTAGCGGTGGCCAAACCTTTATCAACGGTGCCGTCGATGCCGAACCCTACCTTGCCGAGGCACCCAACTATCAACTTCCCACCGTCACCGTGCCCCCCAACTCACTCCTAGTACTCGGCGACAACCGCAACAATAGCTGCGACGGCCACGTTTGGGGCTTCTTGCCGGAGGATCGCATCGTGGGACGGGCGGTTTTCCGCTATTGGCCACCCAACCGGATTGGCCCGCTGTAG
- a CDS encoding resolvase, translating into MNPETVTAHNGLMTVDDVQKALGRSRASVYRYANTDPEHLNPDYDPTRLNPEFRTHKDEPIVFHPNEVARFAQDVLGIKHITIEVRESAETVTHRLLKEILSELRHIRTMLDARS; encoded by the coding sequence ATGAATCCTGAAACTGTTACTGCTCACAATGGGTTAATGACCGTAGACGATGTGCAAAAAGCCTTGGGGCGATCGCGCGCCTCGGTGTACCGCTATGCCAACACTGATCCAGAGCATCTAAATCCTGATTACGACCCCACTCGGCTCAATCCAGAATTCCGCACCCATAAAGACGAACCCATCGTGTTTCACCCCAATGAAGTCGCCCGCTTTGCCCAAGACGTATTAGGGATTAAGCACATCACCATTGAAGTGCGCGAATCGGCAGAAACGGTAACCCACCGCCTCCTGAAAGAAATCCTGAGCGAATTACGCCACATTCGCACGATGCTGGACGCCCGATCCTAA
- a CDS encoding RMD1 family protein has protein sequence MQKLLFDDQTSVRAYALFVGERLNLKMLENTETLAIMPLVVPVGSQGCAALFKYGAVVLFGLQPVEEAAFLTQLQALIVDPFPSPETEETSLHLDASGKGRVEPDGIWLPEFSVEHVQIVSVILAKSVVLAHYENSTAKLFDRIEPFAAKLQRTAKDERLSKELLTQIGTNLFIQNKIVGRVEIIDKPEMLWDAPNLERLFLRLEDEYEIRERHLALERKLELISRTAETALDLLQHNSTLRMEWYIVLLIVIEILLSTYDLFFSGA, from the coding sequence ATGCAGAAGCTTTTGTTTGACGATCAAACCTCGGTTCGAGCCTACGCCTTATTCGTTGGCGAACGGCTCAACCTCAAAATGCTGGAGAATACTGAAACTCTGGCGATTATGCCCCTTGTGGTTCCAGTGGGTTCGCAGGGCTGTGCGGCGTTATTCAAATACGGAGCCGTTGTTCTGTTTGGATTACAGCCCGTTGAAGAGGCCGCATTTCTGACCCAACTTCAGGCGTTGATTGTCGATCCGTTTCCCTCCCCAGAAACGGAAGAAACCAGTCTTCACCTCGATGCATCGGGTAAGGGACGAGTGGAACCCGATGGCATTTGGCTGCCTGAATTTAGCGTCGAGCATGTGCAAATCGTCTCGGTGATTTTGGCAAAAAGTGTGGTGCTCGCCCACTACGAGAACAGCACCGCAAAACTGTTTGATCGGATCGAGCCGTTTGCTGCCAAGCTCCAGCGCACGGCTAAGGACGAGCGACTCAGCAAGGAATTACTGACCCAGATCGGCACAAATTTGTTTATCCAGAACAAAATCGTAGGACGGGTCGAAATTATTGATAAGCCGGAAATGCTGTGGGATGCGCCAAATTTAGAGCGTCTGTTTCTGCGGCTGGAAGATGAGTATGAAATTCGTGAGCGTCATTTAGCCCTAGAACGCAAGCTGGAACTAATTTCACGCACTGCTGAAACTGCCCTAGACCTTCTCCAGCACAACTCAACCCTGCGGATGGAGTGGTACATTGTGCTGCTGATTGTCATTGAGATTTTACTATCCACCTATGATTTGTTCTTTAGCGGCGCTTGA
- the ndk gene encoding nucleoside-diphosphate kinase → MERTFLAIKPDGVQRGLVGEIISRFETKGFNLVGLKMMTVSRELAERHYDVHKDKPFFAGLVDFITSAPVVAMVWEGDGVVASARKIIGATNPLNAEPGTIRGDFGVSIGRNIIHGSDAIETAQREVSLWFSDGELSNWDPTIKPWLYE, encoded by the coding sequence GTGGAACGCACATTTCTTGCAATTAAGCCCGACGGCGTCCAGCGCGGCCTGGTGGGCGAAATTATCAGCCGCTTTGAAACGAAAGGGTTCAACCTGGTTGGACTCAAAATGATGACGGTTAGCCGTGAGCTAGCCGAGCGTCATTACGATGTTCACAAAGACAAGCCATTTTTTGCAGGCTTGGTGGACTTCATTACCTCTGCCCCGGTGGTGGCAATGGTGTGGGAAGGGGATGGCGTAGTTGCCTCTGCCCGCAAAATCATTGGTGCTACCAATCCTCTCAACGCCGAACCAGGAACGATTCGCGGAGATTTTGGGGTAAGCATCGGCCGCAACATCATCCACGGTTCAGATGCCATTGAAACGGCTCAGCGGGAAGTATCCCTATGGTTCAGCGATGGGGAACTGTCCAACTGGGATCCTACGATCAAGCCCTGGCTGTACGAATAG
- a CDS encoding SDR family oxidoreductase: MTLLVVGATGTLGRQVTRRALDEGYKVRCLVRSPKKAAFLKEWGADLVLGDLREPETLPGALEGITAVIDAATTRATDSARMYQVDWEGKVALIQAAVEAGVERFIFFSILDAEKYPDVPLMNIKHCTEKFLAESGLNYTILRPCGFMQGLIGQYAIPILERQAVWVMGDTAPIAYMNTQDIAKFAIKALEVPETEKKTFPVVGPRAWSAYEIIRLCERSSGRDAKISRMPLGLLRATRKITSFFEWGWNVSDRLAFAEVIASGKPLTASMEETYATFGIDPEETTRLEDYMQEYFGRILKKLKELEYEKEKAKKKKKTPFKTPKA; the protein is encoded by the coding sequence ATGACTCTATTGGTTGTTGGTGCTACTGGTACGCTAGGGAGGCAGGTAACTCGCCGCGCACTGGACGAAGGATACAAGGTTCGCTGCTTGGTGCGGAGTCCCAAGAAAGCTGCATTTCTTAAAGAATGGGGTGCCGATCTGGTGCTAGGCGATCTACGTGAGCCGGAAACGTTACCTGGAGCGCTAGAGGGAATTACAGCGGTGATCGACGCGGCTACAACCCGGGCTACGGACTCCGCACGAATGTATCAGGTGGACTGGGAAGGAAAGGTAGCGCTCATCCAAGCCGCTGTGGAAGCGGGCGTCGAACGGTTTATCTTTTTCTCTATCCTGGATGCTGAGAAATACCCGGACGTGCCGCTGATGAATATTAAGCACTGCACCGAGAAATTTCTGGCTGAGTCAGGGCTGAATTACACCATCCTCAGACCGTGCGGATTCATGCAGGGTCTGATCGGTCAGTATGCGATTCCCATCCTGGAACGTCAGGCCGTTTGGGTCATGGGCGACACCGCTCCAATCGCCTATATGAATACGCAGGACATCGCTAAATTCGCCATCAAAGCCCTCGAAGTTCCCGAAACCGAAAAGAAAACCTTTCCCGTCGTTGGCCCCCGCGCTTGGAGTGCCTACGAAATTATTCGCCTTTGTGAACGGTCATCGGGTCGGGATGCAAAGATCTCCCGCATGCCGTTGGGCTTACTCCGCGCCACTCGCAAAATTACGAGCTTTTTTGAATGGGGCTGGAATGTGTCCGATCGCCTTGCCTTTGCCGAGGTGATCGCCTCTGGGAAACCATTGACGGCATCCATGGAGGAAACCTACGCAACGTTTGGCATCGACCCAGAGGAAACCACCCGTCTGGAAGATTACATGCAAGAGTACTTTGGTCGCATCCTTAAAAAGCTCAAGGAACTAGAGTACGAAAAGGAAAAGGCCAAGAAAAAGAAGAAGACACCGTTCAAAACCCCGAAAGCCTAA